From Humisphaera borealis, the proteins below share one genomic window:
- a CDS encoding PVC-type heme-binding CxxCH protein: protein MILKNTIRSAAVALALASGVAHAQRSNSNAPPNDPATELKAFKVAEGFEANLFAAEPMLLKPIGITFDAKGRLWVAGSPTYPQIKPGDAPQDKIYVLEDTDGDGKADKSTVFAEGLFIATAVEMADDGGVYVANSTEILHLKDTDGDGKADTRKVVLSGFGTEDTHHVIHAFRWDYGGRLNFLQGIYIGSRVETPRGTKVGLASTLWQFRPDSMNLNIYCQGLVNPWGVTWDRYGQMFLTDGAGGEGVNFAPPGAQFTAAYEAKRILKGLNPGSPKFCGAEIISSRHFPADWQGDLITNDFRANRTVRFKLSEDGSGFSAKLMTDVITSADRAYRPIDLKMGPDGALYIADWYNPIINHGEVDFRDPRRDKVHGRIWRVTAKGGPAVAKPVIAGAGATSLIGLLAAPEQWTRLQAKIALRREIAPKEAVLELGKHVKTLLGARETAAAAANALAPLTGDDLLLEYLWTYETLDVVEPTLLATLLDSKTSQVRAAAVRVAGHWADRLPSAIDQITKGTTDDFPRVRLEAVRALADIGKATGNPAVVPVALGVLAKPVDPVIDFAMSQILGDLKDVWLPAATSGSLKFASPDHLNYALKAVQSGDALKKIVADLKAGKLAPAASKDAFDLIAALGTPADLSLLLDQAVDAKASPAMRLEASAALERAAKQRKAKPDGPTPARVRKLLADNSPALQEYGARLAGLYKAADAKAVLEAKLSSADTANSVRAAAAVAIADFGAESGATLQKYAAAGQPSAVRSAAIAGLASLDAKGAAVVAADYLTGAKSSDDPSQVLGAFLKREGGVQALAAVLKGKTLPADTAKLALRYVQGVGVDLGELGEVIRTSAGASGGGPVQLTADEMKRTADEAMKLGDAARGELVYRSKSAGCVQCHMIGGVGGPLAPDIRAIGASSPVDYIIDSILIPAKAVKDGYAATSVSTKDGDLIQGIKVREDSKELILRDNARDEIPVSLADIKKRVEGGSLMPAGLADGLTRQEFLDLVRFLSELGKPGPFSVPTEPVVRRWRLLDPTPAALAKTGATPPSDGDVAGWFALYGKVNGDLPIADLLPAASEKVAFIRFELDVAAAGEVKLSANSAVGLSLFAGGKPVAGTGNTYAFAAPKGVATVTVRVDLATRGEEPLRLVVAEGSTRATPVVGR from the coding sequence ATGATCCTTAAGAACACCATCCGCTCCGCCGCTGTTGCCCTTGCTCTCGCCAGTGGCGTCGCCCACGCACAGCGATCCAACTCAAACGCCCCGCCCAACGACCCGGCAACGGAGCTAAAGGCATTCAAGGTCGCCGAAGGCTTCGAAGCCAACCTTTTTGCCGCCGAACCGATGCTGCTCAAGCCGATCGGCATCACCTTCGACGCCAAAGGCCGGCTCTGGGTCGCCGGCTCGCCGACGTATCCGCAGATCAAGCCCGGCGACGCCCCGCAGGACAAGATTTACGTCCTGGAAGACACCGACGGCGACGGCAAGGCCGACAAATCAACCGTCTTCGCCGAAGGCCTCTTCATCGCGACAGCCGTCGAGATGGCCGACGACGGCGGCGTCTACGTCGCCAACAGCACCGAGATTCTCCACCTGAAAGACACCGACGGCGACGGCAAGGCCGATACGCGAAAGGTCGTCCTTTCCGGCTTCGGCACCGAAGACACCCATCACGTCATCCACGCGTTCCGCTGGGACTACGGCGGGCGGTTGAACTTCCTCCAGGGCATTTACATCGGCAGCCGGGTCGAAACCCCGCGTGGCACGAAAGTGGGTCTGGCCAGCACGCTCTGGCAGTTCCGCCCCGACTCGATGAACCTCAACATTTACTGCCAAGGCCTGGTCAATCCTTGGGGCGTGACTTGGGACCGCTACGGGCAGATGTTCCTGACCGATGGTGCCGGCGGCGAAGGCGTGAACTTCGCCCCGCCCGGTGCGCAGTTCACCGCCGCCTACGAAGCCAAGCGCATCCTCAAGGGTCTGAATCCCGGCAGCCCGAAATTCTGCGGCGCGGAGATCATCAGCAGCCGTCATTTCCCCGCTGACTGGCAGGGGGACCTCATCACCAACGATTTCCGCGCCAACCGCACCGTGCGGTTCAAGCTGTCCGAAGACGGCTCCGGCTTTTCGGCCAAGCTGATGACTGATGTCATCACGTCGGCCGACCGCGCCTACCGCCCGATCGACCTCAAGATGGGTCCCGACGGCGCGCTCTACATCGCCGACTGGTACAACCCGATCATCAACCACGGCGAGGTCGATTTCCGCGACCCGCGCCGCGACAAAGTGCATGGCCGTATCTGGCGAGTGACAGCCAAAGGCGGCCCTGCGGTCGCCAAGCCGGTCATTGCAGGTGCTGGCGCGACAAGTCTGATCGGGCTACTTGCTGCTCCGGAGCAGTGGACGCGCCTTCAGGCCAAGATCGCGCTGCGAAGGGAGATCGCGCCGAAGGAGGCGGTTCTCGAGCTTGGCAAGCATGTGAAGACACTTCTTGGGGCGCGGGAAACTGCTGCAGCGGCCGCGAACGCGCTCGCTCCGCTGACCGGGGATGACCTGCTCCTGGAGTACCTCTGGACCTACGAAACGCTGGACGTCGTCGAGCCGACGCTGCTCGCCACGCTGCTTGATTCGAAAACGTCTCAGGTCCGCGCCGCCGCCGTCCGTGTGGCCGGTCACTGGGCGGATCGACTTCCCTCGGCGATCGACCAGATCACCAAAGGCACGACCGACGACTTCCCGCGCGTCCGACTCGAAGCGGTCCGCGCACTGGCCGACATCGGCAAGGCGACCGGCAACCCGGCCGTCGTGCCAGTGGCCCTTGGCGTACTGGCCAAGCCGGTCGATCCGGTGATCGATTTTGCGATGAGCCAGATCCTGGGCGATCTCAAAGACGTCTGGCTTCCCGCCGCCACTAGTGGCAGCCTGAAGTTCGCCAGCCCCGATCATCTCAACTACGCGTTGAAGGCCGTTCAGAGCGGCGACGCGCTGAAGAAGATCGTTGCCGACCTGAAGGCAGGCAAGCTCGCCCCGGCGGCATCGAAGGACGCTTTCGACCTGATCGCCGCCCTGGGCACACCGGCCGATTTGTCGCTGCTCCTGGACCAGGCGGTCGATGCTAAGGCGTCGCCGGCGATGCGACTGGAAGCGTCAGCGGCGTTGGAACGGGCGGCGAAACAGCGCAAGGCCAAGCCCGACGGCCCGACCCCGGCGCGAGTCCGCAAGCTGCTCGCCGACAATTCGCCGGCACTGCAGGAATACGGCGCCCGGCTCGCCGGCTTGTACAAGGCCGCCGACGCCAAGGCCGTGCTGGAAGCCAAGCTGTCTTCCGCCGATACGGCCAATTCCGTGCGTGCCGCCGCCGCGGTGGCGATCGCCGACTTTGGCGCGGAATCGGGTGCCACGCTTCAGAAGTACGCGGCAGCCGGTCAGCCCTCGGCCGTCCGATCCGCAGCGATTGCCGGTCTGGCTTCGCTCGATGCCAAAGGGGCGGCGGTTGTCGCGGCCGACTACCTCACCGGCGCCAAGTCGTCCGATGATCCTTCCCAGGTGCTTGGCGCGTTCCTGAAGCGTGAAGGCGGCGTGCAGGCGCTCGCCGCCGTACTGAAAGGCAAGACCCTTCCCGCCGACACCGCCAAGCTCGCCCTGCGATATGTCCAAGGCGTTGGTGTCGATCTCGGCGAGCTGGGCGAAGTCATCCGAACCTCGGCTGGTGCCAGCGGCGGCGGGCCGGTCCAACTGACCGCCGACGAAATGAAGCGCACCGCCGACGAGGCGATGAAGCTCGGCGACGCCGCCCGCGGCGAGCTGGTCTACCGATCGAAATCCGCCGGCTGCGTGCAGTGCCACATGATCGGCGGTGTCGGCGGGCCGCTCGCGCCCGACATTCGCGCCATCGGCGCCAGCTCGCCGGTGGACTACATCATCGATTCCATCCTGATCCCCGCCAAGGCCGTCAAGGACGGCTACGCCGCCACCAGCGTCAGCACGAAGGACGGCGACCTGATCCAGGGCATCAAGGTGCGGGAGGACAGCAAGGAACTCATCCTCCGCGACAACGCCCGCGATGAGATCCCGGTCAGCCTGGCGGACATCAAGAAGCGCGTCGAAGGCGGCTCGCTCATGCCCGCCGGCCTGGCGGACGGACTGACCCGGCAGGAGTTCCTGGACCTGGTGCGATTCCTGTCAGAGCTCGGCAAGCCAGGCCCGTTCAGCGTGCCAACCGAGCCGGTCGTCCGGCGTTGGCGTCTGCTCGATCCGACGCCCGCTGCCCTGGCCAAAACCGGAGCGACGCCGCCCAGCGATGGCGATGTTGCGGGTTGGTTCGCGCTCTACGGCAAGGTCAACGGCGATCTACCGATCGCCGACCTGCTGCCGGCCGCGAGCGAGAAGGTCGCGTTCATTCGGTTCGAGCTGGACGTGGCTGCTGCCGGTGAGGTGAAGCTGTCGGCCAACTCGGCTGTGGGACTGAGCCTGTTTGCCGGCGGCAAGCCGGTTGCGGGAACCGGCAACACCTACGCGTTTGCCGCGCCCAAGGGCGTGGCGACCGTCACCGTTCGGGTTGATCTGGCCACGCGGGGCGAAGAGCCTTTGCGGCTGGTAGTCGCCGAGGGCTCGACCCGGGCCACGCCGGTCGTCGGGCGGTAG
- a CDS encoding SGNH/GDSL hydrolase family protein codes for MTLSSRQSVVRLPVAAVLALLLMAARPATAATDPLDLKDGDRVVFVGGTLIEREGQLGFIEAALTARFADRNITFRNLGQSGDTVLADARNLNAGWANFGPPEQGFNRLKKLIGEIKPTVVIANYGMTESFEGPAKLAEFTGGYNRLLEMVATESGSKPRLIILSPNYHEDLGKPNPDPTKHNDSLKLFRDATKELAAKHSARFVDLYSLTEKIATKDSPQNITDNGIHPSPEGYRRLAAELLKELGIPPKAALSGEKFEKLRTLIVDKNWQYFHYWRPQNDTYILGVRKKEQGRNAVEMPMFLPLVEQREKEIAAARN; via the coding sequence ATGACTCTCTCGTCACGACAGTCCGTTGTCAGACTTCCCGTCGCCGCCGTTCTTGCCCTCCTCCTGATGGCGGCAAGACCTGCCACGGCGGCTACCGATCCCCTGGACCTTAAAGACGGCGATCGCGTCGTCTTCGTCGGCGGCACGCTCATTGAGCGGGAAGGCCAGCTGGGCTTCATCGAAGCCGCCCTCACCGCCCGCTTTGCCGACCGCAACATCACGTTTCGCAACCTCGGTCAGAGCGGCGACACCGTGCTGGCCGATGCCCGCAACCTTAACGCCGGCTGGGCCAACTTCGGGCCGCCGGAGCAGGGCTTTAACCGCCTGAAGAAGCTCATCGGCGAGATCAAACCGACCGTCGTCATCGCCAACTACGGCATGACCGAGTCCTTCGAAGGCCCGGCGAAGCTGGCGGAGTTCACCGGCGGGTACAATCGCCTGTTGGAGATGGTCGCGACCGAATCGGGTTCCAAGCCCCGATTGATCATCCTGTCGCCCAACTACCACGAAGACCTCGGCAAGCCCAACCCCGACCCGACCAAGCACAACGACAGCCTGAAGCTGTTCCGCGACGCGACGAAAGAGCTTGCGGCGAAGCACTCGGCCCGGTTCGTCGATCTCTACTCTCTGACGGAAAAGATCGCGACCAAGGATTCACCCCAGAACATCACCGACAACGGCATTCACCCGTCGCCGGAAGGCTATCGCCGCCTGGCGGCCGAACTGCTCAAGGAACTCGGCATCCCGCCGAAAGCTGCGCTGAGCGGTGAAAAGTTTGAAAAGCTGCGCACACTCATCGTGGACAAGAACTGGCAGTACTTCCATTACTGGCGGCCGCAGAACGACACCTACATCCTCGGCGTCCGCAAGAAGGAACAGGGCCGCAATGCGGTCGAGATGCCGATGTTCCTGCCGCTCGTCGAGCAGCGCGAGAAAGAAATCGCCGCGGCGAGGAACTGA